A genome region from Microtus ochrogaster isolate Prairie Vole_2 chromosome 1, MicOch1.0, whole genome shotgun sequence includes the following:
- the Plrg1 gene encoding pleiotropic regulator 1, whose protein sequence is MVEEVQKHSVHTLVFRSLKRTHDMFVADNGKPVPLDEESHKRKMAIKLRNEYGPVLHMPTSKENLKEKGPQNAAESYPHKQYPANQGQDVEYLVTGTHPYPPGPGVALTADTKVQRMPSESAAPSLAVALPNQARADANRTGPAGSEYRHPGASDRSQPTAMNSMIMEAGNTKNSALMAKKAPTMPKPQWHPPWKLYRVISGHLGWVRCIAVEPGNQWFVTGSADRTIKIWDLASGKLKLSLTGHISTVRGVIVSTRSPYLFSCGEDKQVKCWDLEYNKVIRHYHGHLSAVYGLDLHPTIDVLVTCSRDSTARIWDVRTKASVHTLSGHTNAVATVRCQAAEPQIITGSHDTTIRLWDLVAGKTRVTLTNHKKSVRAVVLHPRHYTFASGSPDNIKQWKFPDGGFIQNLSGHNAIINTLAVNADGVLVSGADNGTMHLWDWRTGYNFQRVHAAVQPGSLDSESGIFACAFDQSESRLLTAEADKTIKVYREDETATEETHPVSWKPEIIKRKRF, encoded by the exons ATGGTGGAG GAGGTCCAGAAGCATTCTGTACACACGCTGGTGTTCAGGTCACTGAAGAGGACCCATGACATGTTTGTAGCTGATAATGGAAAACCTGTGCCTTTGGATGAAGAGAG tcACAAGCGGAAGATGGCAATCAAGCTTCGTAATGAGTATGGTCCTGTTTTGCATATGCCCACTTCTAAAGAGAACCTTAAGGAGAAGGGACCTCAGAATGCGGCAGAGTCATATCCCCATAAACAGTATCCTGCCAATCAAG gaCAAGATGTTGAATACCTGGTGACGGGTACCCATCCATACCCTCCAGGACCTG GTGTTGCCCTGACCGCCGACACCAAGGTCCAGAGAATGCCCAGTGAGTCAGCCGCACCGTCCTTAGCTGTGGCGCTGCCGAATCAGGCCAG agcTGATGCAAATCGTACTGGACCTGCTGGGAGTGAGTACCGACACCCAGGAGCTTCTGACCGTTCCCAGCCCACAGCGATGAACTCT ATGATCATGGAGGCCGGCAATACCAAGAACTCTGCATTAATGGCTAAAAAAGCCCCTACAATGCCCAAACCCCAGTGGCACCCACCGTGGAAACTCTATAGG GTTATCAGTGGGCATCTTGGCTGGGTTCGGTGCATCGCTGTGGAACCTGGCAATCAGTGGTTCGTTACTGGCTCTGCCGACAGAACTATAAAG ATTTGGGACTTGGCTAGTGGCAAATTGAAGCTGTCCTTGACTGGGCACATCAGCACGGTGCGTGGTGTGATCGTGAGCACGAGGAGCCCCTACTTGTTCTCTTGTGGAGAAGACAAGCAAGTGAAGTGCTGGGATCTTGAGTATAACAAG GTTATACGGCACTATCATGGCCATCTAAGTGCAGTGTATGGTCTGGATTTGCATCCAACAATCGACGTCCTGGTGACTTGTAGTCGAGATTCAACTGCTCGG ATCTGGGACGTGAGGACCAAAGCCAGTGTGCACACGTTGTCCGGACACACAAATGCAGTTGCTACCGTGAGATGCCAGGCTGCAGAACCACAGATTATCACCG GGAGTCACGACACCACAATACGATTATGGGATCTGGTGGCCGGAAAGACAAGAGTGACATTGACGAATCATAAGAAATCTGTCAGGGCTGTGGTCTTACATCCACGACA TTACACATTTGCATCTGGGTCTCCAGATAACATAAAGCAGTGGAAGTTCCCTGACGGAGGCTTCATTCAGAATCTCTCCGGTCATAACGCCATTATCAACACGCTGGCAGTCAATGCCGATGGAGTACTTGTGTCTGGAG CTGACAATGGCACCATGCACCTTTGGGACTGGAGAACTGGCTACAATTTTCAGCGGGTCCATGCAGCCGTCCAGCCTGGGTCTTTGGACAGTGAGTCGGGAATATTTGCTTGTGCGTTTGATCAGTCAGAAAGCCGGTTGCTAACAGCAGAAGCTGACAAAACTATTAAAGTTTACAGAGAGGACGAGACCGCG ACGGAAGAAACTCACCCAGTCAGCTGGAAACCAGAGATTATCAAGAGGAAGAGATTTTAG